Genomic window (Bremerella sp. JC817):
CCCGGAAGCCATACGCCCGCAGCAGCTTGGACCACTCCTCGGGCGAGCCCTTCCCCTCGCCCAGCCCCTTGGGACGCCCGCCCGGCCAACTCCGAAAGTCGCAGACACCGTTGTCGAGGTAGACCAGCAGCGTCCGGTCGGGATGCCGTGCCGCCCAGGCCATGCAGTAGAGCGCCCCCCGGCTCAGTCCGATCAGGGCCGGCTTCGGCGAGAATCCGTGATCTCGGACCAGCATCTCGTAGAACGTCTCCCAGTGGTCCATGGCCCGGGGCGAGCCGAACTGGTCGGGCACGGCGAGGTAGGCAAGATGCCATCCCCTCCGGAGCAGTTCGAGGTCGGCGTTGGGGAACGCCGGCAGAAACGACCCGGTCACTTCGGGCCCACCCACTTCCAGGTGCA
Coding sequences:
- a CDS encoding alpha/beta hydrolase, translating into HLEVGGPEVTGSFLPAFPNADLELLRRGWHLAYLAVPDQFGSPRAMDHWETFYEMLVRDHGFSPKPALIGLSRGALYCMAWAARHPDRTLLVYLDNGVCDFRSWPGGRPKGLGEGKGSPEEWSKLLRAYGFR